The Spartobacteria bacterium genome contains a region encoding:
- a CDS encoding ATP-binding cassette domain-containing protein yields the protein MKKRAKSVSKKTSSAPVRSGNPVLTLRDVRKVREKGDSRFELLLPEVTVWSGEFIAIVGESGCGKSTLLDMLGLVLRPTDAGTFSLLPAADAAMIDLRDKSPGELAAVRQELLGYVLQTGGLLPFLSVWENIVLPCRINGMSNYDEHVRGVCERLKIGDQLTKKPAFLSGGQRQRVAIARALAHRPPIILADEPTAAVDKLTAYEIRDTFCDLCRQMNVTVLVVSHDLELMAGAADRMYTFDVERGHERGGTVSICRERGLHE from the coding sequence ATGAAAAAACGTGCAAAATCGGTTTCAAAGAAAACGTCTTCTGCACCAGTACGATCAGGGAATCCGGTGCTCACGTTGCGGGATGTCCGTAAGGTTCGTGAAAAGGGCGATAGCCGGTTTGAACTGCTGTTGCCGGAAGTTACGGTCTGGAGTGGAGAGTTTATTGCGATTGTCGGTGAAAGCGGATGCGGTAAAAGCACCCTGCTGGATATGCTCGGTCTGGTTCTGCGACCCACAGACGCCGGAACGTTTTCTCTTCTTCCTGCCGCTGATGCTGCCATGATCGATCTGCGCGACAAATCACCTGGAGAGCTGGCGGCCGTTCGCCAAGAATTGCTGGGCTATGTGCTGCAAACCGGGGGATTGCTGCCCTTTCTTTCTGTCTGGGAAAACATTGTTCTTCCCTGTCGCATCAATGGTATGAGCAACTATGATGAACATGTTCGGGGTGTATGTGAGCGGCTTAAAATCGGCGATCAGTTGACCAAGAAGCCGGCCTTTCTTTCAGGTGGACAACGGCAGCGTGTGGCCATTGCCCGTGCGCTGGCGCATCGGCCGCCCATTATTCTGGCGGATGAACCAACCGCTGCGGTGGATAAACTGACGGCCTATGAAATTCGTGACACCTTTTGTGACTTATGCCGTCAGATGAACGTCACGGTTTTAGTCGTATCGCACGATTTGGAGTTAATGGCCGGCGCGGCAGATCGCATGTACACCTTCGATGTAGAACGTGGCCATGAACGTGGAGGAACGGTTTCGATTTGCAGAGAGCGAGGACTTCATGAATAG
- a CDS encoding ABC transporter permease has protein sequence MNVEERFRFAESEDFMNSQNASKQPLLMTRLSLSDLRHEWVLSLCLIMAVSAVIAPLLLLFGLKYGTIETLRRRLIQDPRNREVRPLTSLSFPREWFDGVAARSDVAFLTPMTRQISATVTAYVISAGKKTERVDVDIIPTGENDPLLIENGSAVPAEGQCVLSAYAAEAMDAQPGDTIEIEATRLKGAKKEKGVVGLTVAGVLDIRAGGLKSIYVPLEMLEQVEAFKDGMGVPELGWKGDLPDAYPVYNGLFIVTKTSLPTYLIKRIVSSTGFTKSKDLTSQEAAELAGYPFPAASVTVQLYTQTRAVSGDSIEQVERLLRGRNATLLPWIRPMEFTLMTDPPTTISRVLALPDAARPWLGEDVEKMGKYDLAISRGMAVPDESTTAVYSNEQCVVRFPVHIRPVTAGDDSVAFMSPEIAGSLILAEQRPVRYDPASEKLLLYRRGFAGFRLYARTLEDVKNLRHDFEELNIPVHTEAEQIQTVMEMDRYLTMIFWLVAVVGIVGSAASLVASLYASVERKKRELSVLRLLGLSGGTLYRFPVIQGATLATGGFAMAMVFFGVIASVINRLFQAHLRPGERFCHLPAGYIIGAWIVTLLIACLAAGAAVTRLARIDPAEALRDE, from the coding sequence ATGAACGTGGAGGAACGGTTTCGATTTGCAGAGAGCGAGGACTTCATGAATAGTCAAAATGCGTCGAAACAACCGTTGCTGATGACGCGACTCAGTCTGTCTGATTTGAGGCACGAATGGGTTTTATCTTTATGTCTTATTATGGCTGTATCAGCGGTTATTGCGCCGTTGCTGCTGCTTTTTGGACTCAAATACGGAACCATCGAGACCTTGCGTCGTCGCCTGATTCAGGATCCACGAAATCGAGAAGTCCGGCCGCTGACCAGTTTATCTTTTCCGCGTGAATGGTTCGACGGGGTGGCCGCCCGATCTGACGTGGCGTTTCTCACACCCATGACCCGCCAAATCTCCGCCACAGTGACTGCATACGTGATCAGTGCAGGAAAAAAAACTGAGCGCGTCGATGTAGATATTATTCCGACGGGTGAAAATGATCCTTTGCTGATTGAAAATGGATCGGCGGTGCCGGCAGAGGGACAATGCGTTCTCAGTGCCTATGCGGCAGAAGCTATGGATGCGCAGCCCGGCGATACTATTGAAATAGAGGCCACACGATTGAAAGGGGCGAAAAAGGAAAAGGGCGTCGTCGGTTTGACGGTCGCAGGCGTGCTGGATATCCGTGCCGGAGGCCTGAAATCAATTTATGTACCGCTGGAGATGCTGGAGCAGGTAGAGGCGTTTAAGGATGGCATGGGCGTGCCTGAGTTGGGGTGGAAAGGTGATTTGCCCGATGCCTATCCCGTATATAACGGTCTGTTTATTGTAACAAAGACGTCTCTTCCCACTTACCTGATAAAACGTATAGTCAGCAGTACAGGCTTTACGAAAAGCAAGGACTTGACGAGTCAGGAAGCCGCTGAGCTGGCAGGGTATCCTTTCCCTGCAGCATCTGTTACTGTTCAGCTGTATACGCAGACTCGTGCTGTGTCCGGTGACAGCATTGAGCAGGTTGAGCGGTTGCTGCGCGGCCGAAATGCAACCCTGCTGCCGTGGATTCGCCCCATGGAATTCACCCTGATGACCGACCCGCCCACGACGATATCCCGCGTATTGGCCTTACCGGACGCGGCTCGACCATGGCTGGGTGAAGATGTGGAAAAGATGGGAAAATATGACCTGGCTATTTCCAGGGGAATGGCTGTTCCTGATGAATCAACTACGGCCGTTTATTCCAATGAGCAGTGTGTCGTAAGGTTTCCGGTACATATTCGCCCAGTCACAGCGGGGGATGATTCCGTTGCGTTCATGTCCCCAGAAATCGCCGGATCGCTCATTTTAGCGGAACAGCGACCTGTCCGCTATGATCCTGCCAGTGAGAAACTATTGCTGTATCGTCGTGGTTTTGCCGGATTTCGCCTCTATGCGAGAACATTGGAGGATGTAAAAAATTTGCGTCACGATTTCGAAGAGCTTAATATCCCCGTGCATACAGAAGCAGAACAGATACAGACTGTTATGGAGATGGATCGTTACCTGACCATGATTTTCTGGCTTGTGGCGGTCGTGGGTATCGTCGGCAGTGCGGCTTCGCTTGTTGCCAGTCTGTATGCCTCTGTCGAACGAAAAAAGCGGGAGCTGAGTGTGCTTCGCTTGCTGGGGTTATCGGGCGGTACGCTGTATCGTTTTCCTGTGATACAGGGCGCGACTCTGGCCACCGGCGGGTTTGCAATGGCCATGGTCTTTTTTGGTGTTATTGCATCGGTCATTAATCGGTTGTTCCAAGCGCATCTGCGTCCAGGCGAGCGTTTCTGCCATCTGCCTGCCGGCTATATCATCGGTGCATGGATTGTTACCCTGCTTATTGCCTGTCTTGCCGCCGGTGCCGCCGTCACCCGCCTCGCCCGTATTGATCCGGCTGAAGCACTGCGTGACGAATAA
- a CDS encoding HDOD domain-containing protein, with product MIKQLKVKALIKKLKSKQINSVPAVLAQLLKVSRDPLSDAQDLANICEKDPAISARLVKMANSAYFGKTNRQAVDTIIDAIVRIGFRRSEEIIISATVCASLTNNAAHADFTPWDLWKHSYAVATCNRAIGYLVFDKPMLDPFLAGLLHDIGIMVEQQFCREDAFVTALEQRQANDSCLTAEENSTFGFTHEEIGDALGREWNLPEHITAVMGHHHDLNVENKKIRTLIHMTRISEWICSIMKMGYSDFGQTHAEELLQSRSFLHLSDADIEQIAKVVEKEMERLGNLGWFPLSNYRVA from the coding sequence ATGATCAAGCAGCTCAAAGTTAAAGCACTGATAAAGAAACTTAAAAGCAAACAAATCAATAGCGTGCCTGCAGTCTTGGCGCAATTATTGAAAGTAAGCAGAGATCCGCTCTCGGATGCACAGGACTTGGCAAATATATGTGAAAAAGATCCAGCCATCAGTGCGCGCTTAGTGAAAATGGCTAATTCGGCGTATTTCGGAAAAACAAATCGCCAAGCAGTGGACACAATTATCGATGCCATTGTACGTATTGGTTTTCGTCGCTCTGAAGAAATCATTATCTCCGCCACCGTATGCGCCTCGCTTACCAATAATGCCGCACATGCCGACTTCACTCCGTGGGATTTATGGAAGCACAGCTATGCGGTCGCTACCTGCAATCGGGCCATCGGCTATCTGGTTTTCGACAAGCCTATGCTGGATCCTTTTCTTGCAGGGCTGCTGCATGACATCGGCATCATGGTGGAACAGCAGTTTTGCCGCGAAGACGCGTTTGTCACCGCACTGGAACAGCGGCAAGCCAATGACTCCTGCTTAACGGCAGAAGAAAACAGCACCTTCGGCTTTACCCATGAAGAAATCGGAGACGCATTAGGGCGGGAATGGAATCTGCCCGAACATATCACCGCCGTCATGGGGCATCACCACGACTTGAACGTGGAAAATAAAAAAATCCGAACCCTCATTCACATGACCCGCATCTCTGAATGGATATGCAGCATTATGAAAATGGGCTACAGCGACTTTGGTCAGACTCACGCAGAAGAATTACTGCAAAGCCGTTCGTTTCTGCATCTCTCCGATGCCGATATTGAGCAAATCGCCAAAGTCGTAGAAAAAGAAATGGAACGGCTCGGCAATCTTGGCTGGTTCCCCTTATCCAATTATCGTGTTGCCTGA
- the melA gene encoding alpha-galactosidase translates to MCFFAVRNSIPCGQLMVRRKRLFLYSQEHIMVNIVIIGAGSLVFSSRMTADILTYPALQDVHFKLVDTNSVRLDYAKQIVERIFKEGGYDRAQVSTTMDRREALPGADYIVISILVGGYEAIESEIDIPMKYGIDQCIGDTLTPGGIMRCLRTLPVLQEMARDIQQLCPDAVVINYTNPMGMLTKGFMEEAPDVAYVGLCHSVQHTMNEWAERLGIPADEINYMCSGINHQAWFTRFEHHGKDLLPQIRELAEQPEIWYGDTARMEYVKHLGFPVTESSGHVSEYSPWFRHNAESIARYCQTAYSEWNGGHAYIKELYNRPDWKSTMQKMADWEDPVDLGRSKEYGSMIINAIETGEKTVIYGNVLNRGYIENLPADGVVEVSCLVDRNGIQPVHAGRLPPHLAAINRQQLAVQELSVLAVQQKDPEMVFQAMALDPLTGMSCTLDQIRAMTIELMQAHAAWIPCMEGRVPVGKKLVYLEKPVGKVSRHVDLAKANQV, encoded by the coding sequence ATGTGCTTTTTTGCAGTCCGCAACAGCATCCCGTGTGGGCAGCTTATGGTGCGGCGCAAACGTTTATTTCTCTATTCGCAGGAGCACATTATGGTCAATATTGTTATTATCGGAGCCGGGAGTCTGGTCTTTTCAAGTCGCATGACCGCTGATATTCTCACGTATCCTGCCTTGCAGGATGTGCATTTCAAACTGGTGGATACCAATTCAGTCCGCCTTGATTATGCAAAGCAAATTGTAGAGCGCATCTTTAAAGAAGGTGGATATGACCGCGCGCAGGTTAGTACAACGATGGATCGACGCGAGGCGCTGCCAGGTGCTGATTATATTGTCATCAGTATTTTAGTCGGCGGTTATGAAGCGATCGAATCTGAAATCGATATTCCCATGAAATATGGCATTGACCAATGCATTGGTGACACGCTGACCCCGGGCGGGATCATGCGTTGTCTGCGGACACTGCCGGTGCTGCAGGAAATGGCTCGCGACATTCAGCAGCTCTGCCCTGATGCGGTCGTAATCAATTATACCAATCCCATGGGGATGCTGACCAAGGGATTTATGGAAGAGGCTCCTGACGTGGCCTATGTGGGACTCTGTCATTCCGTCCAGCACACCATGAATGAGTGGGCGGAGCGATTGGGCATCCCTGCCGACGAAATCAATTATATGTGCTCAGGGATCAATCATCAGGCTTGGTTTACCCGGTTTGAGCATCATGGAAAAGATCTGCTGCCGCAAATACGCGAACTGGCTGAACAACCTGAAATCTGGTATGGCGACACCGCTCGCATGGAATACGTGAAACATCTTGGTTTTCCTGTCACCGAATCCAGCGGCCATGTTTCCGAATATTCCCCGTGGTTCCGCCACAACGCGGAAAGCATTGCCCGCTATTGTCAGACCGCATATTCAGAATGGAATGGCGGTCATGCCTACATCAAGGAGCTCTATAACCGTCCGGACTGGAAATCAACCATGCAAAAAATGGCCGACTGGGAAGATCCCGTAGACCTGGGAAGAAGCAAAGAGTATGGCTCCATGATCATCAATGCCATTGAAACCGGCGAAAAAACGGTTATTTACGGCAATGTGCTCAATCGGGGATACATCGAAAACCTTCCTGCTGACGGCGTTGTTGAAGTTTCCTGTCTTGTGGATAGAAATGGGATTCAACCCGTTCATGCCGGACGTTTGCCACCTCATCTGGCCGCCATTAATCGGCAGCAGTTAGCTGTCCAGGAATTATCTGTACTGGCTGTGCAGCAGAAGGATCCTGAAATGGTCTTTCAGGCGATGGCTCTGGATCCACTGACGGGTATGAGTTGTACGCTGGACCAGATTCGTGCGATGACGATCGAGCTCATGCAGGCGCACGCCGCATGGATTCCATGCATGGAAGGCCGCGTACCGGTCGGTAAGAAACTCGTATACCTGGAAAAACCGGTGGGAAAAGTCAGCCGCCACGTTGACCTTGCCAAGGCGAACCAAGTTTAA
- a CDS encoding ATP-binding protein, translating into MKTMGHYHKPDNTLHEMEVLFNHSSDRPFHWGHCDLTAQTAALFFAAFFPVKPEPGFTGRDEILFSVNYIANELLENAHKFGCGDETRFRAAMTATDLLLWVDNATTSESGQKLESLINEMLQGDPQDLLLERIERNVMEPDSSGSGLGYLTMMSDYGVRFGWMLGRTTDPLIRLETQAWLPVQRKD; encoded by the coding sequence ATGAAAACAATGGGGCATTATCACAAACCTGATAACACGCTGCACGAAATGGAGGTGCTTTTCAATCATTCATCTGATCGCCCGTTCCATTGGGGACATTGTGACCTTACAGCTCAGACAGCGGCCTTGTTTTTTGCTGCATTCTTTCCGGTAAAACCGGAACCGGGTTTTACGGGGCGTGATGAAATTCTGTTCAGTGTGAATTACATCGCCAATGAACTTCTGGAAAATGCGCATAAATTCGGATGCGGGGACGAAACTCGGTTCCGTGCTGCAATGACCGCGACAGACTTGCTTTTATGGGTCGATAATGCAACAACATCGGAGTCAGGACAAAAACTGGAGTCGTTGATTAACGAAATGCTGCAGGGAGATCCCCAGGATCTGCTCCTTGAGCGGATAGAACGCAATGTAATGGAACCGGACAGCTCAGGATCCGGGCTCGGGTATTTAACGATGATGAGTGATTACGGGGTACGCTTTGGCTGGATGCTGGGCAGAACGACTGACCCGTTGATAAGGCTTGAAACACAGGCTTGGCTGCCTGTTCAAAGAAAGGATTGA